Proteins co-encoded in one Zygotorulaspora mrakii chromosome 5, complete sequence genomic window:
- the OPI10 gene encoding Opi10p (similar to Saccharomyces cerevisiae OPI10 (YOL032W); ancestral locus Anc_7.99): MFAAIASGNPLQLSTEVPNSNGLQHTIVLSSTKPKSYSHITLFILPNVTFPDNFIATVYFKLTPTEDFQLFGYLGNEKPSAIFKVKLPTSGISQPWGSSYGDGLGEIDMDDSVADTNIPGTHNISELIIGISIEPRDQGMLKIQEWKVQQQSAKTNNSSLVLSRPGMAGTIGTVGQLASAYPKLTQELAAKIVQHAYNYLSGFLDNAGNVSIKRFDTWWDKFKARLANDGSFLDEVTSN, from the coding sequence ATGTTTGCAGCTATAGCCTCCGGGAACCCTTTACAATTATCTACAGAAGTCCCTAATTCAAATGGATTACAACATACTATTGTGCTTTCATCTACTAAACCAAAATCATACTCTCACATAAcccttttcattttgccCAATGTCACATTTCCTGATAATTTCATCGCAACTGTATATTTTAAGCTAACTCCCACGGAGGATTTTCAACTATTTGGATATTTGGGAAACGAAAAACCAAGTGCAATATTCAAAGTGAAGCTACCTACCTCTGGTATTTCCCAGCCGTGGGGAAGCAGTTACGGAGATGGGCTGGGTGAAATAGATATGGATGACAGCGTTGCAGATACGAACATCCCTGGTACTCACAATATATCGGAACTTATCATTGGCATATCTATTGAACCTCGAGATCAAGGAATGCTCAAGATTCAAGAATGGAAGGTACAGCAACAGTCAGCAAAGACAAACAATTCTTCACTGGTATTGTCGAGACCCGGCATGGCCGGGACTATCGGAACTGTTGGCCAATTAGCATCGGCATACCCAAAGTTAACACAGGAACTCGCAGCAAAAATCGTACAGCACGCCTACAACTATTTATCTGGCTTCCTGGATAACGCAGGTAACGTTTCCATCAAGAGATTTGATACATGGTGGGACAAGTTCAAAGCTAGACTGGCGAATGATGGATCATTCCTTGATGAAGTGACAAGTAACTAA
- the DEP1 gene encoding Rpd3L histone deacetylase complex subunit DEP1 (similar to Saccharomyces cerevisiae DEP1 (YAL013W); ancestral locus Anc_7.94), producing MDQKEPKETKSKETNLTCEIIEGVQKNGDISVKASEREEDEESLLSSIEHQESDLNKLDISDYCVSSDAETEKMSDDKVQQGLDANHPHIADLLSEIDAAGEVDKKRANDEKNDEEERKRVKLENPVAGVQQNGNIDDEDENEAGDEEEDDQEAAGVLKKEVPTQSIDLAEKHPEQPLERVGEVVDEKVENGVSKKSEDYVERAAKESVEPDTEEEEVEEEEAEEEEAEEEETEEEEAEEEPEPEEEPEEEPDAEEEQLIRELPEVEDDSANHAVIAKEPKKESDKPLSTMPSPIEIEQQRLDALKEITEIEYKFVELRQKLYDNKLLRLQMELQMCREGSHPELQSYYQKIASIRDYKLRRAYQRQKYELKCIDKETRATRTFIHQDFIRQVNDTRSQLLNNTTQKWYDINKERRDMDICVPEVNYHVPIKIAGKTLSCITGYAGPAQQRYPGEPLPEDLECENIQIRYRSNAAVDKLEVIVDRMRLNNELSDLEGLKRFYNAFPGAPELSGLRDSEVFDDIQKLPLQR from the coding sequence ATGGATCAAAAGGAGCCCAAAGAAACAAAGAGTAAAGAAACGAATCTCACTTGTGAAATAATAGAGGGAGTTCAGAAAAACGGTGATATAAGTGTAAAGGCTAgtgaaagagaagaagacgaGGAAAGCTTACTAAGTAGTATCGAACATCAAGAAAGTGATTTGAATAAGTTAGATATATCAGATTACTGTGTCTCAAGTGATGCAGAAACGGAGAAAATGAGTGACGACAAAGTACAACAAGGTCTCGACGCCAACCATCCCCACATAGCTGACTTATTGAGTGAAATAGATGCTGCAGGAGAAGTGGACAAGAAACGAGCAAAtgatgagaaaaatgatgaggaagagagaaaaagggTCAAACTGGAGAATCCCGTTGCAGGGGTACAACAAAATGGAaacattgatgatgaggatgaaaatgaagctggtgatgaagaagaggatgaCCAAGAAGCTGCAGGAGTACTCAAGAAAGAAGTACCGACACAATCAATTGACCTTGCCGAGAAGCACCCCGAACAACCACTAGAAAGGGTTGGAGAAGTGGTAGACGAGAAGGTAGAAAATGGTGTAAGCAAAAAGTCGGAAGACTATGTCGAAAGAGCAGCGAAGGAAAGTGTTGAACCAGATACAGAGGAGGAAGAGGTAGAGGAGGAAGAGgcagaagaggaagaggcagaagaggaagagacagaagaggaagaggcAGAAGAGGAACCAGAACCAGAGGAAGAACCCGAAGAGGAGCCGGATGCCGAAGAGGAACAGCTAATCCGAGAGTTACCAGAGGTCGAAGATGATTCTGCCAATCATGCAGTTATCGCAaaagaaccaaaaaaagaaagcgaTAAACCATTATCAACCATGCCATCACccattgaaattgaacaacAACGATTAGATgcattgaaggaaataaCAGAAATTGAGTAcaaatttgttgaattaCGTCAAAAGTTGTACGATAATAAGTTGCTCAGACTGCAAATGGAATTACAAATGTGCCGAGAAGGTTCGCACCCCGAATTACAGAGCTACTATCAAAAGATCGCTTCAATACGAGATTATAAACTACGCAGGGCCTACCAAAGACAGAAATATGAATTGAAATGTATCGATAAAGAAACAAGGGCAACCCGAACTTTTATCCATCAAGACTTTATTCGACAAGTCAATGATACGAGAAGTCAATTATTAAATAATACAACACAAAAGTGGTACGATAtcaacaaagaaagaagagatatGGATATTTGTGTACCGGAAGTTAATTATCATGTTCCAATAAAGATCGCTGGTAAAACCTTAAGTTGTATAACAGGCTATGCAGGGCCTGCTCAGCAAAGATATCCGGGAGAGCCATTGCCAGAAGATTTGGAGTGCGAAAATATCCAAATTCGTTACCGATCTAATGCTGCTGTTGATAAACTTGAAGTAATAGTCGATAGAATGAGACTTAATAATGAATTAAGCGACTTGGAGGGACTGAAAAGATTTTACAATGCATTCCCAGGAGCACCTGAATTAAGTGGATTGAGAGACTCGGAAGTATTTGATGATATACAAAAACTACCATTACAAAGGTAG
- the SIL1 gene encoding Sil1p (similar to Saccharomyces cerevisiae SIL1 (YOL031C); ancestral locus Anc_7.98), whose protein sequence is MRTKLIRLSAILAFFFSVVLSEQITLSSQSSTKDATSDLHIGDSIICNDISCYPKVFEATNEWKEIKPAQMLPGGLDVRINLESGLKEAKLVERMSSQHAHAAGNEADNKALDVVPIAKDALDSQELQKGHEFTKEFTTIRDILAKVEKKQLTMDITALEEKLDDVMEFAHDYKHGFKIISNEFDLLENMSFNAMLPVSLRELSARMINSCLRNNPPALNYINDNYPDFKDRIFYTLEELISSDTSADSVNVLLRRYLSTLNELLPPSYVFTPEEIQILRQALALKDKQLEKKVLEIASRFFSSAAISDTNSDLHTVVQDIQGWVKEFETAIQNSDVDELHIREFFNSLYNIKQQLKTKVTISSQFLDWLELQSDSREKNLNTELQHRDLEQDSFDKRLIESRHLVFGNPMAQRIKQFDDEL, encoded by the coding sequence ATGAGGACGAAATTAATCCGTTTGAGTGCAATTTTGgcctttttcttctctgtGGTATTATCAGAACAAATAACACTTTCTTCACAGTCATCTACTAAGGATGCTACGTCAGATCTACACATAGGTGACAGTATAATTTGCAACGACATTTCGTGCTATCCCAAGGTTTTCGAAGCAACAAACGAATGGAAGGAAATCAAGCCTGCTCAGATGTTACCAGGTGGTTTAGACGTTAGAATAAATTTAGAATCTGGATTAAAGGAAGCTAAACTTGTTGAAAGGATGTCAAGTCAGCATGCCCATGCTGCAGGTAATGAAGCAGATAACAAGGCTCTGGACGTTGTTCCCATCGCAAAAGACGCCTTGGACTCTCAAGAACTGCAAAAAGGCCATGAATTTACCAAAGAGTTTACTACAATTAGGGATATCTTGGCAAAAGTCGAGAAGAAACAGTTAACTATGGACATTACTGCTTTAGAGGAAAAGCTAGATGATGTAATGGAATTCGCTCACGATTACAAGCATggcttcaaaatcatcagcAATGAATTCGATTTGCTAGAAAATATGAGCTTCAATGCTATGTTACCAGTATCCCTGAGAGAATTAAGTGCTAGAATGATAAATAGTTGCCTGAGGAACAATCCACCAGCATTGAATTATATCAATGATAACTACCCCgatttcaaagatagaATCTTTTATACATTGGAAGAACTAATCTCTAGTGATACTTCTGCGGACTCCGTCAACGTCTTATTAAGAAGATATCTCTCTACCCTAAATGAATTATTACCACCCAGCTACGTTTTTACCCCAGAAGAAATACAAATTTTGAGGCAAGCGTTAGCTTTAAAAGATAAGCAACTGGAGAAAAAAGTGCTAGAAATAGCgtcaagatttttttcatcagcCGCCATTAGCGATACCAATTCAGATTTGCACACGGTGGTGCAAGACATTCAAGGGTGGGTGAAAGAGTTTGAAACAGCAATACAGAATTCAGACGTCGATGAATTACACATACGTGAGTTCTTCAATAGTCTTTACAATATTAAACAACAATTAAAAACTAAGGTTACCATAAGCTCTCAATTTTTGGATTGGCTGGAACTGCAATCTGATTccagagaaaaaaatttgaacaCAGAATTACAACACAGAGATTTAGAACAGGATTCCTTCGATAAAAGACTAATAGAGAGCAGACACCTAGTTTTTGGAAATCCGATGGCACAGAGAATAAAGCAGTTTGATGATGAGCtctaa
- the RPP2A gene encoding ribosomal protein P2 alpha (similar to Saccharomyces cerevisiae RPP2A (YOL039W); ancestral locus Anc_7.96): MKYLAAYLLLNASGATPSADKVKAVLESVGIEAEEDKVSALLSSLEGKSVDELIVEGNEKLAAVPAAGPATGSAGAAAGSSEGAAEEAAAEEEAEESDDDMGFGLFD, translated from the coding sequence atgaagtATTTAGCCGCATATTTGTTATTGAACGCCAGTGGTGCCACTCCAAGTGCCGACAAAGTCAAGGCCGTCCTAGAGTCTGTTGGTATTGAAGCCGAAGAAGACAAAGTCTCCGCTCTGTTGTCCTCATTGGAAGGTAAGTCTGTCGATGAATTGATCGTTGAAGGTAACGAGAAATTGGCTGCCGTTCCAGCTGCTGGTCCAGCTACCGGTTCCGCTGGTGCCGCTGCTGGTTCTTCCGAAGGTGCTGCCGAAGAAGCTGCTGCCGAAGAAGAAGCCGAAGAGTCTGACGACGATATGGGTTTCGGTCTATTCGATTAA
- the CYS3 gene encoding cystathionine gamma-lyase CYS3 (similar to Saccharomyces cerevisiae CYS3 (YAL012W); ancestral locus Anc_7.97) has product MGVQSTDKFATKAIHAGAHIDVHGSVIEPISLSTTFKQSEPTKPLGEYEYSRSQNPNRKNLEDALAALENGKYGLAFSSGSATTAIVLQSLPQGSHAISIGDVYGGTHRYFTKVANAHGVDTTFTNNLIEDLPKLVKENTKLVWIESPTNPTLKVTDIELVVKTVKKLNPEILVAVDNTFLSPYLSNPLNFGVDIVVHSATKYINGHSDVIMGLLATNNQQVYEKLQFLQNAVGAIPSPFDCWLAHRGLKTLHLRVKQACLSAQQIAETLSTHSAVKAVNYPGLSTHPNHDVVLKQHRDGLGGGMISFRINGGSAAASKFASSTRLFTLAESLGGIESLVEVPAVMTHGGIPKEQREASGVYDDLIRLSVGIEDSQDLLEDILKALQSATK; this is encoded by the coding sequence ATGGGCGTTCAATCTACCGATAAATTTGCTACAAAGGCAATTCACGCTGGTGCTCATATTGATGTTCACGGTTCAGTTATCGAACCGATCAGTTTGTCAACTACTTTCAAACAATCTGAACCAACCAAGCCACTAGGTGAATACGAGTATTCTAGATCTCAAAATccaaatagaaaaaatttggaagatGCTCTAGCTGCtttggaaaatggtaaataCGGTTTGGCATTTTCGTCAGGTTCCGCAACAACTGCCATCGTTTTGCAATCATTACCTCAAGGTTCTCATGCAATTTCCATCGGTGACGTTTACGGTGGTACTCATAGATATTTCACTAAAGTTGCTAATGCTCATGGTGTTGACACCACTTTTACCAATAACTTGATTGAAGATCTGCCAAAATTGGTCAAGGAAAACACAAAACTTGTTTGGATTGAATCACCAACCAATCCAACTCTAAAAGTTACAGACATCGAACTTGTTGTCAAGACCGTTAAAAAACTAAATCCAGAAATTTTAGTCGCAGTCGACAATACTTTCCTATCACCATACCTATCTAACCCTCTGAACTTTGGTGTCGATATTGTCGTGCACTCCGCCACAAAATACATCAATGGTCATTCTGACGTCATAATGGGTTTATTAGCTACAAATAATCAACAGGTTTACGAGAAACTacaatttttgcaaaatgcCGTTGGTGCGATTCCATCACCATTCGACTGTTGGTTAGCTCACAGAGGTCTAAAGACTTTACATCTGAGAGTTAAGCAAGCTTGTCTCTCGGCACAACAAATTGCAGAAACTTTATCGACCCATTCAGCCGTCAAAGCCGTAAACTATCCGGGGTTATCTACTCATCCAAATCATGACGTTGTATTGAAACAACATCGTGACGGTTTAGGGGGTGGTATGATCTCTTTCAGAATTAACGGTGGCTCTGCTGctgcttcaaaatttgccTCCTCCACCAGACTATTCACTTTGGCCGAATCATTGGGTGGTATCGAATCATTAGTTGAGGTTCCTGCCGTAATGACCCATGGTGGTATTCCAAAGGAGCAAAGAGAAGCAAGCGGTGTCTATGATGATCTAATCAGACTTTCTGTCGGTATTGAAGATTCACAAGATCTATTGGAAGATATCTTGAAAGCATTGCAATCTGCAACTAAATAA
- the MSE1 gene encoding glutamate--tRNA ligase MSE1 (similar to Saccharomyces cerevisiae MSE1 (YOL033W); ancestral locus Anc_7.100) — MRCERKKEYIFPQESNNNLSMKSLYVGSFARMKLVVKVLYSTSLRPNKGAGILSGKSILSKKPVKNVHPAGPVRTRFAPSPTGMLHIGSLRTALYNYLLAKNAGGQFLLRLEDTDQKRLVEGAEHNIYESLQWCGIEYDEGPGVSSGKYGPYRQSDRTDIYRRYIDGLLESGHAYRCFCSKKRLDDLRDSARLLQPPTTVSYDRHCAHLSEEEIARNLKEKSPFTVRMKAPDHYPFFEDLLHGEINIQPQVNKNDIRYDDPILVKSDNLPTYHFANVIDDHLMKITHVIRGEEWLPSTQKHIALYNALGWTPPKFIHIPLLTSTDEKKLSKRKGDSSVLSMKKKGVLPEALVNFCVLFGWSPPRVLASANHECFSLADFEKMFNLNYLTKGNAKVDDKKLWFFNKHYLQQKLKNPSTLDKITEQVYFHAKEEFTGEEVTHHKIKQILVNCGQALTTINDFNGTFYFFFRKPNYLENPICENFIKTHEKREIISILEALRGNIDTSNIDELIKQIAKEKGFVKKTIFESLRFALAGSHSGAKMATLINIIGPDEANTRLSDAVRYLEQIKEL; from the coding sequence atGCGTTGTGAGCGGAAAAAAGAGTACATATTTCCACAAGAGTCAAACAATAATCTATCCATGAAAAGCCTTTATGTTGGCTCTTTCGCAAGAATGAAATTGGTGGTGAAAGTCCTCTATTCCACTTCTCTACGACCTAACAAGGGTGCTGGAATTTTGTCTGGTAAGTCCATTCTATCGAAGAAGCCCGTGAAGAATGTTCATCCTGCCGGACCAGTGAGGACAAGGTTTGCACCATCACCAACTGGTATGCTGCATATTGGCTCATTGAGAACCGCATTATACAATTATTTGCTGGCCAAAAATGCAGGTGGGCAGTTTCTTCTTAGATTGGAAGATACTGATCAAAAGAGATTGGTCGAGGGAGCTGAACACAATATATATGAATCTCTACAATGGTGTGGGATAGAGTACGATGAAGGGCCAGGGGTCAGCAGTGGTAAATATGGACCTTACAGGCAAAGTGATAGAACCGACATCTATAGAAGGTATATTGACGGGTTACTTGAGTCAGGACACGCGTATAGATGTTTTTGTTCGAAAAAAAGGTTGGATGATCTTAGAGATTCTGCAAGGCTTCTGCAACCTCCGACAACAGTTAGCTATGACAGACATTGTGCACACCTATCTGAGGAGGAAATTGCTagaaatttgaaggaaaagtCACCTTTTACTGTAAGAATGAAAGCACCGGATCACTATCccttttttgaagatttatTGCACGGTGAAATAAATATTCAACCTCAGGTTAACAAAAACGACATCAGATACGATGACCCCATACTTGTCAAGTCAGATAATCTGCCTACTTATCATTTTGCCAACGTGATTGATGATCATTTAATGAAGATCACACACGTTATTAGAGGAGAGGAATGGTTGCCATCAACCCAAAAACATATAGCACTTTACAATGCATTAGGATGGACACCACCAAAATTTATCCATATTCCTTTGCTAACATCaacagatgaaaaaaagttgagtaaaagaaaaggtgACTCCTCCGTTTTAAGcatgaagaagaaaggtGTGCTCCCAGAGGCGTTAGTGAACTTCTGTGTTCTTTTTGGCTGGTCTCCTCCAAGGGTATTAGCCTCGGCGAATCACGAATGCTTCTCATTAGCcgatttcgaaaaaatgTTCAATCTCAACTATCTGACGAAGGGTAACGCTAAAGTAGACGACAAGAAACTATGGTTTTTTAACAAACATTACTTGCAacagaaattgaaaaatccgAGTACGCTTGATAAAATCACGGAGCAGGTTTATTTTCACGCAAAGGAAGAATTCACAGGGGAAGAAGTGACGCACCATAAAATCAAACAGATTTTGGTAAATTGTGGGCAGGCATTGACAACTATCAACGATTTCAATGGCactttttactttttcttccgAAAGCCTAACTATCTGGAAAATCCAATCTGCGAAAACTTCATTAAAACGCATGAAAAGCGTgaaataatatcaattttggaaGCCTTACGTGGGAACATTGAtacttcaaatattgatgaattgaTCAAGCAAATAGCTAAGGAGAAGGGCTTTGTTAAAAAGACAATATTCGAGTCTTTGAGATTTGCACTAGCAGGATCCCATTCAGGTGCAAAGATGGCCACCCTCATCAACATAATTGGTCCAGATGAGGCCAATACAAGATTATCAGATGCTGTGCGATACTTGGAACAGATAAAAGAGCTTTAG
- the RPS15 gene encoding 40S ribosomal protein uS19 (similar to Saccharomyces cerevisiae RPS15 (YOL040C); ancestral locus Anc_7.95) — protein sequence MSTAPAKKRSFRTYSYRGVDLEQLLELSNEEFVKLAPARIRRRFARGLGSKSEGFTKKLRAAKLACEENEKPAAVRTHMRNMVIFPEMIGSVVGIYNGKSFNQVEIRPEMVGHYLGEFSITYTPVRHGRAGATTSRFMPLK from the coding sequence ATGTCTACCGCTCCAGCCAAGAAGAGATCATTCAGAACCTACTCCTACAGAGGTGTCGATTTGGAACAATTGTTGGAATTGTCcaatgaagaatttgttAAGTTAGCACCAGCAAGAATTAGAAGAAGATTTGCTCGTGGTCTAGGTAGCAAGTCTGAAGGTTTCACCAAGAAATTAAGAGCAGCTAAACTAGCTtgtgaagaaaatgaaaaaccaGCTGCTGTCAGAACCCACATGAGAAACATGGTTATCTTCCCAGAAATGATCGGTTCCGTCGTTGGTATTTACAATGGTAAGTCTTTCAACCAGGTCGAAATTAGACCAGAAATGGTTGGCCACTACTTGGGTGAATTTTCTATTACCTACACTCCAGTTAGACACGGTAGAGCTGGTGCTACCACTTCTCGTTTCATGCCATTGAAATAA